A window of Thermoproteota archaeon contains these coding sequences:
- a CDS encoding lysylphosphatidylglycerol synthase transmembrane domain-containing protein — MEEAGRTPKIGRKSLLLLVLGIALMIPLLATFDLSEAVSSLRTIGIVPVVLSFFSIHVGVLFYNLGWYILLDRRASFMDVFLIGWTSLFINLLIPAGSATGEVARAYLINRKSKVPMGHAVSTIVAHRVVMIIPFVVSIVLGFSYLVGSSGVGHSTLTTIFLAMGLLIVTFYLIYRVSMDESSLLRLISFFERKFRRDLGKIKEMVSEYSRAFRELMRNRRALGLSLLCAFLNWFFDMLPIFIYFYALGYWIDPLMGILIYSVSIIMVLIPIGIPGNTGVREWVMTGLLSAMGFSKGDALAITLVSSTITVFLNELVFGFIAYLLVLQGMSK, encoded by the coding sequence ATGGAAGAGGCAGGAAGGACCCCGAAAATAGGCAGGAAGAGCCTGCTCCTGCTAGTACTAGGTATAGCTCTCATGATACCCCTACTCGCCACCTTCGATCTAAGTGAGGCGGTGAGCAGCCTTCGTACTATAGGAATAGTTCCCGTAGTTCTCTCCTTCTTCTCGATACATGTGGGGGTCCTGTTCTACAACTTGGGCTGGTACATCCTATTAGATAGGAGAGCTAGTTTCATGGATGTCTTCCTAATAGGGTGGACCAGCCTGTTCATAAATCTGCTAATACCAGCTGGTTCAGCCACAGGAGAAGTAGCCAGAGCCTATCTGATCAATAGAAAATCTAAGGTTCCTATGGGGCATGCTGTGTCCACTATTGTAGCCCACAGGGTCGTCATGATAATACCATTCGTGGTCAGCATAGTCCTTGGTTTCTCCTACTTAGTGGGATCGTCCGGCGTGGGACATAGCACTCTCACCACCATATTCTTGGCGATGGGTCTCCTGATAGTGACCTTCTATCTCATTTACAGAGTTAGCATGGACGAAAGCAGCCTGCTCAGATTGATATCCTTCTTTGAACGGAAGTTTCGAAGGGATCTCGGGAAGATAAAGGAGATGGTGAGTGAATATTCTAGGGCGTTCAGGGAGCTCATGAGGAACAGGAGAGCACTAGGTCTCTCCCTACTCTGCGCGTTCCTCAACTGGTTCTTCGACATGCTACCGATTTTCATCTACTTCTACGCCCTCGGCTACTGGATAGATCCCCTCATGGGAATCCTAATATACTCAGTGTCCATCATTATGGTCCTTATTCCCATAGGAATCCCTGGGAACACCGGAGTGAGAGAATGGGTGATGACGGGCCTTTTATCTGCAATGGGATTCAGTAAGGGTGATGCCCTCGCAATAACGCTAGTTTCCTCCACTATAACCGTGTTCCTTAACGAGCTTGTTTTCGGCTTCATAGCCTACCTTCTTGTCCTTCAGGGGATGTCCAAGTAA
- the ileS gene encoding isoleucine--tRNA ligase, translating to MSRVSQLTRNFDPKEYEPEILKFWDEARVYERLRDARKGSKRFHFLDGPPYPSSDMPHPGTVWNKIIKDSVIRFKRGEGYDVLDKPGWDTHGLPIEVMTEKALGFTSKKDIENYGIDKFVLKCKELATKNLKSMTKHFKEFAVSMDWDRPYRTFENEYIESAWWGVKKIWESGRLYEGERPVHWCPRCETVLSDYEVSESYKDLMDPSIYVKFRVRGSENEYLLIWTTTPWTLPGNVAVMVHPNEKYVKVRVGRDLLILAKARLEAVMKDAGIEKYEIVEEFEGRTLEGLKYEHPLEDLVSVQQRLKDEHRVVLSEEYVTMEEGSGCVHSAPGHGKEDFEVGMRYGLPVVSPVDERGRFTEDAGKYAGLQVREANNIIIEDLDERGALFHRGTVIHKYPVCWRCDTPLIIRTTKQWFVKLTDLREKLLEESGKAKWVPKWGGERRFRDWLLGLEDWIISRQRYWGIPLPIWRCESCGHVEVIGSAKEIEEKAGVKLEDLHRPWVDGVTWKCPECGGEMRRVPDIMDVWYDSGVSFFASVGYPHRNREVFQEIFPVDFITEGHDQIRGWFFSLLRMGTLLFNQVPYRSVLMHGFMLDEKGREMHKRLGNYVPPPEILKNVARDTFRFFVLTKVPWQDLRFSWKGLKEMERRLSVIWNVYVFATTYLRNRELGQLPPKEELDPVNRWVLSRLHSMMKRVRESMNEYHLHVASNEILSFLIDDLSHLYLRVARKKLRSKDRSVADQWGKVLYHVLRETLPYLSIFAPLMSEKIYLESFRGENDPDSVNFLLLKDPDDGMIDPELEDMMRHIRSIISASGFARSNAGMRKRQPLRELVVVTENDMVRKAVEVLKDVLVMEANVREVRIGEAPTDGKWAYADFSEGSVFLNLEMGDEEILGGLARELTRRIQLMRKELGLTIGLERIEVYVQGDEDIKRALERYYDEIAWDSDANVIKFVSDESEVPGSSFGKEWEVDGRRVFIWVKKVE from the coding sequence ATGAGCAGGGTAAGTCAACTGACTAGGAATTTCGATCCAAAGGAGTACGAGCCTGAGATACTGAAGTTCTGGGATGAAGCTAGGGTCTACGAAAGGTTGAGAGATGCTAGGAAGGGTAGTAAGAGGTTTCACTTCCTAGATGGTCCCCCCTATCCGTCATCTGACATGCCCCACCCGGGAACCGTGTGGAACAAGATAATCAAGGACTCGGTAATCAGGTTCAAGAGGGGAGAGGGATACGACGTCTTGGATAAACCAGGATGGGACACTCACGGCCTCCCCATAGAGGTGATGACCGAGAAGGCCTTGGGCTTCACATCCAAGAAGGACATTGAGAATTACGGGATAGACAAGTTCGTTTTGAAATGTAAGGAGCTAGCGACCAAGAATCTGAAATCCATGACTAAGCACTTCAAGGAGTTCGCGGTATCGATGGATTGGGATCGTCCATACAGGACGTTCGAGAACGAATACATAGAGAGCGCCTGGTGGGGCGTGAAGAAGATTTGGGAAAGCGGGAGACTCTACGAAGGAGAAAGGCCCGTTCACTGGTGTCCCAGATGCGAGACCGTTCTATCAGACTACGAGGTGAGTGAGAGCTACAAGGACCTGATGGATCCCTCCATATACGTCAAGTTTAGGGTTCGAGGGAGTGAGAACGAGTATCTTCTCATATGGACGACCACCCCGTGGACCCTGCCTGGCAATGTAGCGGTCATGGTGCACCCTAACGAGAAGTATGTCAAAGTCAGGGTCGGTAGGGACCTGCTCATCCTAGCTAAGGCTAGGTTAGAGGCCGTGATGAAGGATGCGGGGATAGAGAAGTACGAGATCGTGGAGGAGTTTGAGGGACGTACGCTTGAAGGTCTGAAGTATGAGCATCCTCTAGAGGACCTAGTTTCTGTTCAGCAGAGGCTCAAGGATGAGCACAGGGTCGTGCTAAGTGAGGAGTATGTCACTATGGAAGAAGGTAGCGGGTGCGTGCATAGCGCGCCCGGTCACGGTAAGGAGGATTTCGAGGTCGGCATGAGGTACGGCCTGCCCGTCGTCAGTCCAGTGGATGAGAGGGGTAGGTTCACTGAGGACGCCGGTAAGTATGCTGGTCTCCAAGTGAGGGAAGCGAATAACATAATAATTGAAGATCTGGATGAGAGAGGCGCTCTGTTCCACAGGGGGACCGTTATACACAAGTATCCCGTTTGCTGGAGGTGCGACACGCCGCTGATAATAAGGACAACCAAGCAGTGGTTCGTCAAGCTGACCGACCTGAGAGAGAAGCTGCTCGAGGAGAGCGGTAAGGCCAAGTGGGTCCCCAAGTGGGGTGGGGAGAGAAGGTTCAGGGACTGGCTGCTTGGCTTGGAGGACTGGATAATATCGAGGCAGAGGTATTGGGGCATTCCGCTACCGATTTGGAGATGCGAGAGCTGTGGTCATGTAGAGGTAATAGGCTCTGCCAAGGAGATTGAGGAGAAGGCTGGAGTCAAGCTAGAGGACCTACATAGGCCGTGGGTCGATGGGGTTACATGGAAATGCCCCGAGTGCGGGGGAGAGATGAGGAGGGTCCCTGATATAATGGATGTGTGGTATGACTCTGGTGTATCCTTTTTCGCCAGCGTCGGGTATCCTCATAGGAACAGGGAAGTCTTCCAAGAGATATTCCCCGTCGATTTCATAACGGAGGGACATGATCAGATAAGGGGGTGGTTCTTCAGCCTCCTGAGGATGGGGACCCTCCTCTTCAACCAAGTGCCTTACAGGTCCGTCCTAATGCACGGCTTCATGTTAGATGAGAAGGGAAGGGAGATGCACAAACGCTTGGGGAACTATGTGCCTCCTCCGGAGATCTTGAAGAATGTAGCTAGGGACACTTTCAGGTTCTTCGTCCTCACCAAAGTACCGTGGCAGGACCTGAGGTTCTCCTGGAAGGGACTCAAGGAGATGGAGAGACGCCTCTCAGTCATATGGAACGTTTACGTATTCGCTACAACTTATCTGAGGAATAGAGAATTGGGTCAGCTCCCTCCCAAGGAGGAGCTGGATCCTGTTAACAGGTGGGTTCTGTCTAGGCTTCATTCCATGATGAAGAGGGTCAGGGAGAGCATGAACGAATATCACCTCCATGTAGCAAGTAACGAGATCCTCTCGTTCCTGATAGATGACCTGAGTCACCTGTATCTTAGGGTAGCTAGGAAGAAGCTGAGATCAAAGGATAGATCCGTGGCCGACCAATGGGGAAAGGTGCTCTACCATGTGCTGAGGGAGACCTTGCCCTACCTATCCATCTTCGCACCGCTCATGTCTGAGAAGATATACTTGGAATCGTTTAGAGGAGAGAACGATCCAGATAGCGTGAACTTCCTCCTGTTGAAGGATCCGGATGACGGGATGATCGATCCTGAGCTGGAGGATATGATGAGGCACATCAGATCTATAATCAGCGCGTCAGGATTTGCTCGATCGAACGCCGGGATGAGGAAGAGGCAGCCTTTGAGGGAACTGGTAGTCGTTACTGAGAACGATATGGTGAGGAAGGCCGTCGAGGTCCTCAAAGATGTGCTGGTCATGGAGGCGAATGTTAGGGAGGTTAGGATAGGGGAGGCGCCTACTGACGGAAAATGGGCTTATGCTGACTTCAGTGAGGGAAGCGTGTTCCTCAATTTGGAGATGGGTGATGAGGAGATTCTGGGAGGTCTCGCTAGGGAGCTTACTAGGAGGATACAGCTTATGAGAAAGGAATTAGGTCTCACCATAGGTTTGGAGAGGATAGAAGTCTATGTGCAGGGTGATGAGGACATAAAAAGGGCGCTGGAGAGGTACTACGACGAGATAGCGTGGGACTCCGATGCGAACGTTATAAAGTTCGTCAGTGATGAGAGCGAGGTGCCAGGGAGTTCCTTCGGAAAGGAATGGGAGGTAGACGGTCGGAGGGTATTCATATGGGTGAAGAAGGTGGAGTGA
- the aspS gene encoding aspartate--tRNA(Asn) ligase encodes MGEEGGVKVHGWVSEIRDLGRIRFVVIRNWKEKIQLTLKRGITPSELFELTDDLTQESVIEAVGEEVAEKKARAVDREIVPAKIVVHSVAHPKLPMDPNWKVPAQLPTRLDNRPLDLRRPEVQAIFKIEASLIHGMEEWLRENGFLRVFTPAIIGAASESGAEVFRVQYFDREAYLRQDPQLHRQLTIIGGFERIYDLGVNWRAELSHTPRHLSEFRSIAVELAFIENEQDTMRVEEEVIRAGIKRVVEERSKELELLNVDLEVPKTPFPELRFPKVYDILEEMGKSVEYGEDYDTESERLLWQYVRQEYGTDFFFVNRFPFKVKPFYVMKENETWARSVDLLYKGLELSSGGQREHRYDVLVSQIREKGMNPRSLEWFTKFFAYGAPPHGGFAVGIERLTMKMLDLPNIKEAALFPRDPERVLP; translated from the coding sequence ATGGGTGAAGAAGGTGGAGTGAAAGTCCACGGCTGGGTCAGCGAGATACGCGATCTGGGAAGGATCAGGTTTGTGGTCATAAGGAATTGGAAGGAGAAGATCCAGCTGACCCTCAAGAGAGGAATCACTCCTAGCGAGCTATTCGAGCTCACCGACGATTTAACCCAAGAATCGGTCATAGAGGCCGTGGGCGAGGAAGTAGCTGAGAAGAAGGCTAGAGCCGTGGATAGGGAGATAGTGCCGGCTAAGATAGTCGTGCACTCCGTAGCCCATCCCAAACTTCCGATGGATCCCAACTGGAAGGTCCCCGCCCAGCTACCTACCAGATTGGATAACCGTCCTCTAGACCTCAGAAGGCCGGAAGTCCAGGCCATTTTCAAGATAGAGGCATCTCTTATACATGGCATGGAGGAATGGCTGAGGGAGAATGGGTTCCTGAGGGTATTCACACCTGCCATAATAGGGGCCGCGAGTGAGAGTGGTGCGGAGGTCTTCAGGGTCCAATACTTCGATAGAGAGGCGTACTTGAGACAGGATCCCCAGCTGCACAGGCAGTTAACCATAATAGGGGGATTTGAGAGAATATACGACCTAGGCGTGAACTGGAGAGCGGAGCTCAGTCACACTCCCAGACATCTAAGCGAGTTCAGATCCATAGCGGTGGAGCTGGCCTTCATAGAGAATGAGCAGGATACAATGAGGGTTGAGGAGGAGGTGATCAGAGCCGGTATAAAACGCGTGGTGGAGGAGAGGTCAAAGGAGTTGGAGCTACTGAATGTAGATCTAGAGGTTCCAAAAACGCCATTTCCAGAGTTAAGATTCCCCAAAGTGTACGACATATTGGAGGAGATGGGGAAGAGCGTTGAATATGGCGAGGACTACGACACTGAAAGCGAGAGGCTTCTATGGCAGTATGTGAGGCAAGAGTACGGGACGGACTTCTTCTTCGTCAACAGATTCCCGTTCAAGGTGAAACCATTCTACGTGATGAAAGAAAATGAAACTTGGGCTAGAAGCGTTGATCTTCTCTATAAGGGACTGGAACTAAGCTCAGGCGGTCAGAGAGAACACAGATACGATGTACTCGTGTCACAGATAAGGGAGAAAGGGATGAATCCGAGAAGCCTTGAGTGGTTCACCAAGTTCTTCGCTTACGGTGCACCACCTCATGGGGGGTTTGCTGTGGGGATAGAGAGGCTAACCATGAAGATGCTGGATCTACCCAACATAAAGGAGGCGGCCCTCTTCCCTAGGGATCCAGAGAGGGTATTGCCTTAA
- a CDS encoding tRNA(His) guanylyltransferase Thg1 family protein translates to MLDWKSREIFSRLSIPVDIPIIVRVDGWRFRKLAEELELERPYDERLLRSLINASKELMERNLPVALAYLFSDEISILFAPPLPWNGRVEKIVSIVSSFISAQTSLALGYAASFDGRIILIRDEDELVSYLSWRQDEAWRNALNSYALLSLENEGLSREKAAEELHGKKSEYLHELIFKKLGVNIAKVPAWQRRGVLVRKAVRIRDTEHGPVERREIIVDWELPLFSSPEGLEYIRRVLETVPVFRRGGLLQG, encoded by the coding sequence ATGCTTGATTGGAAGTCCAGGGAGATATTTTCTCGTTTATCCATTCCTGTTGATATACCCATAATCGTGAGAGTGGATGGATGGAGATTCAGGAAGTTAGCCGAGGAGCTGGAGCTCGAGAGGCCCTACGACGAGAGATTATTGAGATCCTTGATCAATGCATCTAAGGAGTTAATGGAGCGCAACCTCCCAGTTGCCCTCGCCTACCTATTTTCCGATGAAATATCCATCCTATTTGCACCCCCTCTACCGTGGAACGGTAGAGTGGAGAAGATCGTTTCGATAGTATCCTCTTTCATCTCAGCGCAAACCTCCCTGGCCCTAGGATATGCAGCCAGTTTCGACGGGAGGATTATCCTCATCAGAGACGAGGATGAACTGGTGAGTTACCTGTCTTGGAGGCAGGATGAGGCGTGGAGAAACGCGCTGAACTCCTACGCGCTCCTGTCCCTTGAGAATGAAGGGCTCTCGAGGGAGAAGGCTGCTGAAGAACTGCATGGAAAGAAATCGGAGTACCTCCACGAGCTCATCTTCAAGAAACTCGGAGTCAATATTGCTAAGGTACCTGCTTGGCAGAGAAGGGGCGTTCTCGTCAGGAAGGCCGTCAGGATTAGAGACACGGAACACGGTCCGGTGGAGAGGAGAGAGATAATCGTCGACTGGGAACTTCCTCTATTCTCATCCCCGGAGGGTCTCGAATACATTAGGAGGGTATTGGAGACCGTGCCAGTTTTTAGGAGGGGCGGGTTGCTTCAGGGTTAG
- a CDS encoding NifB/NifX family molybdenum-iron cluster-binding protein: protein MPIRVAVATDDGKTLKEGPFHEAKFFAIYDVLGRSPTEVEMRVNTRKGSKRGPTSVLEILRDCEVLIAKEFDAELREIVEARGIITLETDREDVESAVLEIAERISRLSG, encoded by the coding sequence TTGCCGATCCGAGTCGCTGTCGCAACAGATGATGGGAAAACCCTAAAGGAAGGGCCCTTTCACGAGGCCAAGTTCTTCGCCATATACGATGTCCTAGGGAGAAGTCCCACCGAGGTGGAGATGAGAGTTAATACTAGAAAGGGAAGTAAAAGGGGACCTACCTCCGTTCTAGAGATACTGAGGGATTGCGAGGTATTAATAGCTAAGGAGTTCGATGCTGAGTTGAGGGAGATAGTGGAGGCTAGGGGGATCATAACCCTCGAAACAGACAGAGAAGACGTTGAATCAGCCGTGCTCGAGATAGCCGAGAGGATATCAAGGCTGAGCGGGTAG
- a CDS encoding carbohydrate kinase family protein, with protein MKFLAIGNANIDVTTFIERIPDQDEAIDALAATMSAGGSASNFALAAARLGVEVFVIASLGDDSLGKIYLRTMEEGGVDTSHIKITEGRRTGLVVIINVLGESRRMIESPGANEELSPVDIAERSELIRSVDEVHMASVRVPIARAVLEVRKGVSWDPGIRILSKNRDDCWKLLDGVGKIFLNEKEAAVLSGERDPELAARKIGREGPEEVLIKMGPKGSLAWVEGTLCHVKAVPVNVVDTTGAGDVFAAAYLTSRAKGFSPVKSIRLANSAAALTISRPGTSYGLPVWDEIAAMEFISYGKGDNEC; from the coding sequence ATGAAATTCTTGGCCATTGGGAATGCGAACATCGACGTAACCACGTTTATAGAGAGAATACCCGATCAGGACGAGGCCATAGACGCCTTGGCAGCCACGATGAGCGCGGGGGGATCGGCCTCCAACTTCGCTCTGGCCGCCGCTAGGCTGGGAGTTGAGGTATTCGTCATCGCCTCTCTGGGTGATGACTCCCTAGGGAAGATTTATCTAAGGACTATGGAGGAGGGAGGGGTTGATACGTCCCACATCAAAATAACAGAGGGCAGGAGAACGGGACTTGTAGTCATAATCAACGTTTTAGGGGAGAGTAGAAGGATGATAGAGAGCCCTGGTGCTAATGAGGAGCTTTCTCCAGTAGATATAGCAGAGAGAAGTGAGCTGATCCGATCGGTAGATGAAGTGCACATGGCCAGCGTCAGGGTACCCATAGCAAGAGCGGTCTTGGAGGTGAGGAAGGGAGTATCTTGGGATCCCGGGATTAGGATACTCTCTAAAAACAGGGATGATTGCTGGAAGCTACTAGATGGGGTGGGAAAGATCTTTCTTAACGAGAAGGAGGCAGCAGTCCTATCTGGGGAGAGAGATCCAGAGCTAGCTGCTCGAAAGATAGGAAGAGAAGGGCCAGAAGAAGTTCTCATAAAGATGGGTCCTAAGGGGTCACTTGCTTGGGTTGAGGGAACCCTATGTCATGTGAAAGCCGTCCCCGTAAACGTGGTTGATACGACCGGAGCGGGGGACGTGTTCGCGGCTGCTTACCTAACCTCAAGGGCCAAGGGCTTCTCCCCAGTGAAATCCATAAGATTAGCCAACTCCGCGGCAGCCCTGACCATTTCGAGGCCCGGAACGTCCTATGGACTGCCCGTATGGGACGAGATAGCGGCCATGGAGTTCATCTCGTACGGTAAGGGTGATAATGAGTGCTAA
- the prs gene encoding ribose-phosphate diphosphokinase, translated as MLLVGPNDDFNIRLAKNLGVELVALDRRVFPDGEVCPRVLGDTRDEDVVLSMRMEAGSGSPNRYLMEVLFTLRNLKEHMGAKSITLVMPYFPYARQDAIFRAGEPLSSKYLGELLEAAGADAVISVTVHLHRIGGFSELFEGAKAVNVSGFEALADKVRELPLGDPFILGPDTESIHWAKELAHYYGTEEFDAFKKERDVATGEIKTHVKEIDLSGRDVIVVDDMVSTGGTMANAVKEVKRMGARIVVSAFVHPVLAPKAVDRILGAGADIIIATDTIKWSGSKASVVESIAEAVRGV; from the coding sequence ATGCTACTGGTGGGCCCCAATGACGATTTCAACATTAGGCTCGCTAAGAATCTCGGTGTGGAATTAGTGGCTTTAGATAGGAGGGTATTCCCAGATGGGGAGGTGTGCCCAAGGGTATTGGGGGACACCCGGGATGAAGACGTCGTCCTCTCCATGAGAATGGAGGCAGGTAGTGGATCTCCCAACAGATACTTGATGGAGGTTCTCTTCACGCTAAGGAATCTTAAGGAACATATGGGTGCTAAGTCCATAACTCTCGTTATGCCGTATTTCCCTTACGCCCGGCAGGATGCTATATTCAGGGCGGGAGAGCCCTTGAGCTCTAAGTACTTGGGGGAGCTACTTGAGGCGGCTGGGGCCGATGCTGTAATCAGCGTTACGGTGCATCTCCACAGGATTGGAGGATTCTCCGAGCTTTTCGAGGGAGCGAAGGCTGTGAACGTGAGCGGCTTTGAAGCGCTCGCTGACAAGGTTAGGGAGTTGCCCCTTGGAGACCCATTCATCTTGGGGCCTGATACCGAGAGCATACACTGGGCCAAGGAGTTGGCTCACTACTACGGGACTGAGGAGTTCGATGCATTCAAGAAGGAAAGGGATGTCGCTACTGGTGAGATAAAGACGCATGTTAAGGAGATAGATCTCTCAGGTAGGGATGTGATAGTTGTTGATGATATGGTATCCACTGGAGGGACGATGGCGAACGCCGTGAAAGAGGTAAAGAGAATGGGCGCTAGAATTGTTGTATCGGCTTTTGTACATCCGGTCCTCGCGCCTAAGGCGGTGGATAGAATACTAGGAGCCGGAGCAGATATCATCATAGCCACGGACACGATAAAGTGGTCAGGCTCCAAGGCGTCTGTGGTGGAGTCGATTGCCGAAGCCGTTCGGGGTGTGTGA
- a CDS encoding pyridoxal phosphate-dependent aminotransferase: MPEFAERMNSLGVEGAFIVLAKARELERQGKSVIHLEIGEPGYQPPKHVLEATKKAIDEGKTKYTPASGIYELREAIAERVSNSRGVKVEPENVVVTVGAKMSIFAALMAFVDPGDEVIIPMPAYPSYESVTRFVGGVVKPVVLKEERKFSPDVNDILEKVTDKTKAIVINTPSNPTGGIYRREDLEEIVSLALKKDILIISDEIYEDIIFDGRKHESVLSIAGAEEVTVLVSGFSKTWAMTGYRLGYAVAKEDIAQKIAQIQLNAASCPVHFAQVAAVEAIRGPQDEVERMVKDYEKKRDIIYEEIQKIKGFSMIKPAGTFYAFPNIKGTGLSSEELADRLLNEAGVALLPGTAFGESGEGFLRISFAGPMEDIVEGMKRIREFVSSL; the protein is encoded by the coding sequence ATGCCTGAGTTTGCAGAGAGGATGAACTCGTTAGGAGTAGAGGGAGCATTCATAGTCTTGGCCAAGGCTAGAGAGCTTGAGAGACAGGGGAAGAGTGTAATTCACTTGGAAATAGGGGAGCCCGGTTATCAGCCACCTAAACACGTGCTGGAGGCTACTAAGAAGGCGATTGATGAGGGAAAGACAAAGTACACACCTGCATCTGGGATATATGAGCTTAGAGAGGCGATTGCAGAGAGGGTCTCGAACAGCAGGGGCGTGAAGGTCGAACCTGAGAATGTGGTCGTGACCGTCGGTGCCAAGATGTCCATATTCGCCGCCCTGATGGCCTTCGTAGATCCGGGTGATGAGGTAATAATTCCCATGCCAGCATACCCCTCATACGAGAGTGTAACTAGGTTTGTTGGCGGCGTAGTCAAGCCGGTGGTACTCAAAGAGGAGAGAAAGTTCTCGCCTGATGTTAACGACATCTTGGAGAAGGTAACTGATAAGACCAAGGCCATAGTGATAAACACCCCCAGTAACCCCACAGGGGGCATTTACAGAAGGGAGGATCTGGAGGAGATCGTGAGTCTAGCTCTCAAGAAGGATATACTGATAATATCCGACGAGATATATGAGGATATAATATTCGATGGGAGGAAACACGAGAGCGTTCTGTCCATAGCTGGTGCCGAAGAGGTAACTGTGCTAGTGAGCGGTTTCAGCAAGACTTGGGCAATGACAGGGTACAGGCTCGGCTACGCCGTGGCGAAGGAGGATATAGCCCAGAAGATAGCCCAGATTCAACTAAATGCGGCCTCCTGTCCCGTCCATTTCGCCCAAGTGGCGGCTGTTGAGGCTATAAGGGGTCCGCAGGATGAGGTAGAGAGGATGGTTAAGGACTACGAGAAGAAGAGGGATATCATCTACGAGGAGATACAGAAGATCAAAGGTTTCTCGATGATAAAACCTGCAGGGACGTTCTACGCATTCCCCAACATAAAAGGAACCGGATTATCCTCGGAAGAACTAGCTGATAGGTTGCTGAACGAGGCAGGAGTTGCGTTACTACCTGGAACTGCCTTTGGAGAATCGGGGGAGGGCTTCCTTAGGATATCATTCGCTGGCCCCATGGAGGATATAGTTGAGGGGATGAAGAGGATAAGGGAGTTTGTGAGTTCCCTGTAA
- a CDS encoding metallophosphoesterase, whose amino-acid sequence MCLLVGIISDSHDDLESIERAVEIFQRMGVDEIIHLGDLISPFSLKPIINSGIPFRLLRGNNDAEALTTISALENEGAYYPGPVEVLLSEKKALLFHGFGPKELTRLSAIQLAKSGKFDFVLYGHTHEVHVEEVGGALVINPGESCGKLTGRRTVAILETGEKSVEVLDL is encoded by the coding sequence ATGTGCTTGCTTGTGGGGATAATATCCGACTCTCACGATGACCTAGAGTCTATAGAGAGGGCTGTGGAGATCTTTCAGAGAATGGGTGTTGACGAGATAATACATCTAGGTGACTTGATTTCCCCTTTCTCATTAAAGCCCATAATAAACTCGGGAATACCCTTCCGCCTCCTCAGAGGGAACAACGACGCTGAGGCGCTCACCACCATCTCGGCTCTGGAGAATGAGGGAGCATATTATCCAGGGCCTGTAGAGGTACTCCTCAGCGAGAAAAAGGCCCTGTTGTTCCACGGATTTGGCCCAAAGGAATTAACTAGGTTATCAGCCATCCAGCTGGCCAAGAGTGGGAAGTTCGACTTCGTGCTTTACGGACACACTCACGAGGTCCACGTGGAGGAGGTGGGGGGCGCGCTGGTGATAAATCCAGGTGAGTCATGTGGAAAGCTTACGGGAAGGAGAACAGTCGCGATCTTAGAAACAGGAGAAAAGAGTGTGGAGGTTTTAGATCTATAG
- the tmk gene encoding dTMP kinase, translating to MLIAFEGIDGSGKTTISTRISEELERRGIRSYWTTEPTDGPIGRIIREVLEGRMEVDHRTLALLFAADRMQHVIQLEGLLEGGYTIISDRYLLSSLAYQGCDLPMEWVREINKWALLPDLVIYLDLDPALALERVKERQLFHTLHKLRSIRANYLSLIREEEWSSRTVVVDASRGEEEVFQTVLNIILKKLEVV from the coding sequence ATGCTCATAGCCTTTGAGGGTATAGACGGATCTGGTAAAACGACCATAAGTACTAGGATCAGTGAAGAGTTGGAGAGAAGGGGTATAAGGTCTTACTGGACGACGGAGCCGACCGACGGTCCAATAGGTAGGATCATACGTGAAGTACTAGAGGGGAGGATGGAGGTCGACCACAGAACGCTGGCTCTACTCTTCGCCGCTGATAGAATGCAGCACGTGATTCAGTTGGAAGGTCTTCTGGAGGGAGGCTATACGATCATAAGCGACAGGTACCTCCTATCATCACTAGCATATCAGGGGTGCGATCTCCCGATGGAGTGGGTTCGGGAGATAAATAAGTGGGCTCTGCTGCCTGATTTAGTGATCTACTTGGACTTGGATCCTGCATTAGCCTTGGAACGCGTTAAAGAGAGGCAGCTATTCCACACTCTGCACAAATTGAGGTCGATTAGGGCCAATTACCTCAGTCTGATAAGGGAGGAGGAGTGGTCCAGTAGGACCGTAGTGGTGGATGCAAGTAGGGGAGAGGAGGAGGTCTTCCAAACAGTTCTTAATATCATCTTGAAGAAGCTTGAGGTGGTTTGA